The following are from one region of the Noviherbaspirillum sedimenti genome:
- a CDS encoding universal stress protein produces MSKILIPIDDSPSALRALAYLVKKIQTGRENAELHLVNVQFPLHGGVSTFIDAAQIRQIHQEDAVKALAGARSVLDEAGIPYQTHVFVGEPAEVLARFANEQGVDEIVMGRRGQNQISTMLLGSVSLKLLNLAKAPVLLVK; encoded by the coding sequence ATGTCCAAGATCCTGATTCCTATCGATGATTCTCCCAGCGCCTTGCGTGCGCTGGCTTACCTGGTCAAGAAAATCCAGACGGGGCGTGAAAACGCCGAGCTGCATCTGGTGAATGTGCAGTTTCCGCTGCATGGCGGCGTCTCTACCTTCATCGACGCTGCGCAAATCAGGCAAATTCACCAGGAAGACGCCGTCAAGGCGCTGGCCGGCGCGCGCAGCGTGCTCGACGAAGCTGGCATTCCTTACCAGACCCATGTGTTTGTCGGCGAGCCCGCCGAAGTGCTGGCGCGTTTTGCCAATGAACAGGGGGTCGATGAAATCGTCATGGGCAGGCGCGGCCAGAACCAGATTTCCACCATGTTGCTGGGCTCGGTTTCGCTCAAGCTCTTGAATCTGGCGAAAGCGCCGGTGCTGCTGGTAAAATAG
- a CDS encoding methylated-DNA--[protein]-cysteine S-methyltransferase, whose amino-acid sequence MNSTQSGHIFSAIVAAPFGFVGIRSDQEWVRELVYLPPAFGAQAPASRLAEKTARQVECYLAQADFRFDLPLAESGTAFQRKVWQAIAAIPRGEVLTYGAVAKLLGSAPRAVGQACGANWFPLVIPCHRVTASGGLGGFSNHDDATGFHVGVKRWLLAHEGVAV is encoded by the coding sequence ATGAATTCCACGCAGTCCGGCCATATTTTTTCCGCGATCGTTGCCGCGCCTTTCGGCTTCGTCGGTATACGCAGCGACCAGGAATGGGTGCGCGAACTGGTCTACCTGCCGCCTGCGTTCGGCGCGCAAGCCCCGGCGAGCCGCCTTGCCGAAAAGACGGCGCGCCAGGTCGAGTGCTATCTGGCGCAAGCCGATTTTCGCTTCGACCTGCCACTGGCCGAAAGTGGCACCGCTTTCCAGCGCAAGGTCTGGCAAGCGATTGCCGCTATTCCGCGCGGTGAGGTGCTGACCTATGGCGCGGTGGCGAAACTGCTCGGCTCCGCCCCGCGTGCGGTCGGCCAGGCCTGCGGCGCCAACTGGTTTCCACTGGTGATCCCCTGCCACCGCGTGACTGCCAGCGGCGGCCTCGGCGGCTTTTCCAACCATGATGACGCCACCGGCTTTCATGTCGGCGTCAAGCGTTGGTTGCTGGCGCATGAAGGCGTCGCCGTTTGA
- a CDS encoding TerC family protein, which produces MDFSSPQFWIALLQIVAIDIVLGGDNAVVIGLACRRLPPRERKLGILWGMAGAIGLRVVLIFFAVSLLAVPYLKIIGAVLLFWIGIKLLQPEPEEGGHQIEAGTTLFAAIKTIIIADAVMSLDNVIAIAGAAGDHLGLVIFGLLLSIPIILLGSQLVIKLMDRFPIVIVAGGALLGWIAGGMLVSDVAVHDQVMAALPLAKWLGPALGAIAVVAVGKALAARTEARRATGLQDLAEAKQSEQPPAAS; this is translated from the coding sequence ATGGATTTCAGCAGCCCTCAGTTCTGGATCGCGCTCTTGCAGATCGTCGCCATCGATATCGTGCTGGGCGGCGATAACGCGGTCGTGATCGGCCTGGCTTGCCGTCGCCTGCCGCCGCGCGAGCGCAAGCTCGGCATCCTGTGGGGCATGGCCGGCGCCATCGGCTTGCGCGTGGTGCTGATCTTTTTCGCGGTGAGCCTGCTGGCGGTGCCTTACCTGAAAATCATCGGCGCCGTATTGTTGTTCTGGATAGGCATCAAGCTGCTGCAGCCGGAACCGGAAGAGGGCGGGCATCAAATCGAAGCCGGCACCACCCTGTTTGCCGCGATCAAGACCATTATCATTGCCGATGCGGTGATGAGCCTGGATAACGTGATTGCGATTGCCGGCGCCGCCGGTGACCACCTGGGCCTGGTGATTTTCGGGCTGTTGCTGTCGATTCCCATCATCCTGCTGGGCAGCCAGCTGGTGATCAAGCTGATGGACCGTTTCCCGATCGTGATCGTGGCCGGCGGCGCGCTGCTGGGCTGGATCGCCGGTGGCATGCTGGTGTCCGATGTGGCCGTCCACGATCAGGTCATGGCAGCGCTGCCGCTGGCCAAGTGGCTGGGCCCGGCGCTCGGCGCTATCGCGGTGGTGGCGGTCGGCAAGGCGCTGGCTGCCCGCACCGAGGCGCGGCGCGCCACGGGCTTGCAAGATCTGGCGGAAGCCAAGCAGTCGGAGCAGCCGCCCGCGGCCTCTTGA